From the Syntrophorhabdaceae bacterium genome, the window AGATCCTCTATTGCGACGCCCTGGGATTTCGCGAAGCCTGTGGCTGCCTTTGTGGGATTGCCTGATTCATCGTAGGCCCTGTTCAATGGCGGGCCGAATTTTATGGTGGTCGTTTCTTCCTGTTTCTCCGCAACATTCGCCACGATGGCCGCGATACGCCGCGGTGTTGTCTGGATGTTGATGTCCCCGAAGGACAATCTGGAAAACGTAAAGCCGTCCTGCAGCAGTTTGAGAAGTCCTTCCTTCTCCGGTTCAGTAAACCGTGCCGGTATCTCTTCTGTCCCGATCTCTAATAGCAGCGTCTTCATATCGCACCTCTCGGTGCGAGTGCAGCGTTCGGCGTTCGGCGTTCGGCGTGACTGCTTGCAGGCCGCCGGAGTTCGGAGCAGGCTTTCCCGCTTGCATGTCGCCGGCGTTCAGCGTATCGGCTTTGGAATATTGTATTATGTATTTTTTGTTTGTTTAGCTGTTCACTATCCACTATCGACTATCCACTATTCTTAGGATTTGTTTTTTTCACTGTTCACTATCCACTATCGACTATTCACTGCTCTTAAGAGCGGATATCCAAGCTCCTCGCGTTTCTGAATATATAGCTCCGCGCACATCTTCGCGAGGTTTCGTACCTTCGCAATGTAATTCGCCCGCTCGGTGACGCTGATTGCTCCCCGGGCGTCGAGGAGGTTGAAGATGTGCGAGCATTTCAGGCAGTAATCGTATGACGGGAAGATAAGCCCCCGTCCCTTGACGAGCCTTTCACCTTCCCGCTCGAAGGTATCGAAGAGTCCCCTCAGCATCGCGGGATCCGATTCCTCGAAGTTATAGATCGAGAATTCCTTTTCAGGGTCGAGGAACACATCCCCATAGAGGATATCCTTGTTCCACTTCACATGGTACACGTTGTCCACGTCCTGGAGGTACATGGCGATCCTCTCAATGCCGTAGGTGATCTCAACGGTAATTGGCGAGAGGTTGATGCCGCCTACCTGCTGGAAATAGGTGAACTGGGTGATCTCCATGCCGTCGAGCCAGACCTCCCATCCGAGGCCCCATGCGCCGAGTGTCGGCGATTCCCAGTCATCCTCGACGAACCTGATGTCATGGTACAACGTATCGATGCCGAAGCTCCTCAGGCTCTCGATATAGATATTCTGAATGTCCTTGGGAGACGGTTTCATGATGACCTGGAACTGGTAGTAGTGCTGGAGCCTGTTGGGGTTCTCGCCGTAGCGGCCGTCCGCCGGCCGCCTGGACGGCTGGACGTAGGCGGTGTTCCACGGCTCAGGACCGAGGGACCGGAGAAACGTGGCGGGGTGGAACGTCCCGGCGCCGACCTCCATGTCGTAAGGCTGCTGAACGATGCACCCCTTATCAGCCCAGAACTTCTGTAACGCAAGTATTAGGTCTTGAAAATACATGATAACGCAACATCTCTATACCATAAAGTAAACCGTTTTTACCAATATTTTCGACATATGTATGAGAAACAGCTCATAGTTCATGGCTGATAGCTCATAGTAAATTCATCAGCATATATAACCTTTATTGTCACATCGAATAGTTCGCTTCGGCCTGTCGCCCAGATTGATTTAACGCCGGAAAACTGTTTTACTCCCTGCTCCCTGCGCATAATTTACCCTTGCAGCGATTCAGTTCCGCTCCATGCCCGAACTTGACCTGGTCTTCAGACAGCGGGCCTCGGCCTGAACGCGGCCTGGCCGCAGGCCCGCTTCACTTCATCGGCAGGGAACCCAAATTATGCTTTAAGTCGCGACTCGCAAAAAATATTTCCGGCGACTAAAAGAATCCACAAAAGGCCTTCCGGCTCTGACATTTTTATAGTGCACTATACTTATTTTTCTGCCAATGATTTTGTCAATAAGACCACAAAAAGACATATTGGCTTTTACTACGTAATATCAGCAAAGACCATTTAACAGCATCTTGAAGGGTGTATTATGTTGAAAATACAGGAATATTTTGATTGACATTTTTCATGCCCGGTATATCATCTAAGAAAATACCAAGTTGGTATATTAAGTGTTCGGTCAAAAGAATGGATGAAGAGAACATCATAGGTACCTTGGAATTATTCAATGAGAAGGTTTCCAAGCTTGCAGGCAGCAACTTCTTGAAGAGGGCTGCCTCGGGTCAGACAGTCTGGTTCAAGGGAGGTCTGGGATGGCCTATTGAAGTAGTTGGGGACGGCCCCGATCAGGAAAACATCGATGCCTTCGTTTTGACTTTTCGCTTCTTCATCCAGAACAACGAGCTATGCTCATTCGCTAACCTCGCGAAGGTCTATGAATCTGCCAGCATTTCAGATGTTCATAGAACTGCATTTCAGATAGTCCGACAAAATCTGAACACCTACCTCGATGGTCGGTGCGCCGTGGTCGAAGCGCACGGTATTGATACGAAGAGGAAGGTCATGGAGATATTCATCTTCGGCGGCCTCTCACACGCAAACAAAGGCCTAAAGCGCGTCTATGACAAATGGATCGCCGATGATCGCCTTCGTCCACTCATCTGGCTAGAATTTGTTTTGATTCTTCGGACTGTCTGGGCCGCGATAGATTTTGTCGCTGGCCTCAATGAGGAAGTTATGAGATCATTTCAGAAGAAATGAGCGTACCTGTTGAAGGAGACTCATCCAATGCTGGCGAGCCGTAATACGACCGAACAACCGCATGAACCGGATCGCGGCCCTGTCGGGCCACTCCCGGTTATGCAGGCGTTAGGCAAATCAAAATAGTACTTGGGAGGGCAATAAAGTGAGCATAGAAAAACGTAACTATGATGAAGAATTAAGGGTGCTTCTCCATGTTGCAAAGGAAAATAGTTTTCTTATTCAGTCATCGTTCACAAACTGCTTGGAGGTAGAGCAGGCTACTACCCCTACCGTGTATTGGATTGACACCGAAACTTCGGTCAAGGAGGCCCAAGATGCCAACACGTGAGCATATCCAGGCAGAAATTAACGAGTTGAAAAACACAGGCCAAGACAACATTCGACGTAAGTATCTTGCCCTACTCAACGAGAACACCGGGCGGGATACGGTCGTATACTTCAGTTCCTACGGAATTCAGCGCCCCTTCCCGGTACCATCAACTGCCCTATCGGTGTCGCCGGAGGATATACAGGGTTTTATGGCAGGCCTTCATGAACTCAAGGGGGATAAACTTGATTTGGTGCTTCATAGCCCCGGCGGTTCTCTCGAAGCAGCAGATCAGATCGTGCAGTATTTGCGGGCCAAGTATACACACATCAGGGCGATTATCCCGCAGAACGCAATGTCGGCTGCGACGATGATAGCATGCGCCTGCGATGAAATAGTAATGGGTAAACACTCTGCGATTGGCCCTATTGACCCACAAATGTTGCTTAACATGCCGAATGGCGCGCAGATTACAATTCCAGCCCACACAATTCTTCAAGACTTCGATAAAGCCAAGGCCGAGATAACAGCCAATCCAGTGCTCTGCAACTTATGGGCGCCCAAATTAATGGCACTTCCGCCAGGCTATCTTAACCTTTGTGAACAAACAATCAGACTAGCAAAGGAAAAAGTGGAATTATGGCTTGCGCAGTACATGTTTCAGGGCAAGCAACCAGACAAAGCACATGAAATTGCCGACTGGCTCGGCGATTTCGAGGAACACCGTACACATGGTCGTCCCATAGGCTATGATCTGGCTAACGAAAAAGGGCTTATCGTTAGAAGGCTTGAAGATGATCAAGGCTTGCAAGAGGCCGTTCTCTCTGTGTTTCACGCAACTATGGTCACATTCCAGACCACCAATTGCCTGAAAATAGTCGAGAACCATAAAGGGAAGGGGCATTATCTCGTGGCCGGTGTTGTAATCCAGCCAGTACCGCAGGCAAATGCGCCCAAGGCCTAACGAGGCGTTCCAGCCAATCGGCCATAAAGCGGCCTCTGGCTGAACTCCATGTTATACACCATACAAGGAGACAGTATGATCGTTAAATCGAATGAGGCACAGAAGAGAAGCTTCCTGGGAGTTGATTTTATTCTGCTCTCGCATGGACCGGAATCAATGGTAACGAAAATGCTTTACAAGAAAGAGGACAATCCTCCGTTACATAAGCATCCGAATGAGCAGAGTGGATATGTGATCTCCGGAAAATATAGAATTATTGTTGATAATTTCGGGAGCGAAATTGGTCCGGGTGATTCATACTCCATTCCTCGCGATGTTGAGCATAGCATTGAAATCGTAGATCCCGGTGAAGTACTGGACTTCTTCAGTCCACCAAGAAAGGACTATCTATAGTGTATAACCCGCTAATCCAGCGGACGGCTTTCAGCCGCCGCTGATCCGCATGTTATACATGAAAAGGACCGGAGATGGGTGGGACTAAACTGACAAGCGGAATTACGGTTCGGCAATATCGTGACTTCAAGGATAGTCAAGATCGGGAGGGAATTGCCAATCTCATAGATGCCCGTTTCATGGAGCGATACATAGACCCGTTCAAGAACAATCCAAGTAAGCACGGTTTTGCTATGATGGCGGTATGTTGCTTAATGATGGAAGCTCTATTTTGCTTCAGACGGGGACGCAAAAAGACGGGGGAGAAAGGATCTGACGTTTTTGAGAAATTCTTTGTGTCCTCGGCACATCTGAAGGAGTTTGTGGGCCTTGGTGGGCAGTTCTACTCTAACGTCCGTTGCGGAATTTTGCACCAAGGAGAGACGTACGGCGGGTGGAAAATCCTACGCAAGGGAAGCATGCTCTCAAGAACTGACAAGACGATCAATGCAACGGCATTCATAACGGCATTGGAAAAAGAACTGCATAAATACACAACAGAACTGAAATCAGCGCCGATTAGATCAGAACTATGGCGTAATGCAATAAGGAAGCTTGACCATGTCTGTGAGAACTGTATTGTATAACCAGACGTTGGAGCCAATCGGCGGGAAAGGGCGCCCGCCTCTGGCTCAACTTTTTGTTGGGCATGAAAAATAAGGAGACATAGCCATGATATTCTGGATATTGGGTGCCGTTGCCATTTTTCTTGTTCTCAGATTTCTATGGCGAGCATACACGCATCCTGCACACACATTAGGTCGGCAAGCAGCCAATATGAACTGGAACGTGATTGGACGAATGAACAGCGAAGAAGGTTTTAAAGACGTCTGCTTGGGGCGCGACGGAATAGAAGTACGCATTTCTCACGCAAGGGGGCAGGTTTTCTTACTAAAGCCAGTCCATTCTACCCCTTTCAAGGACTTCGTCGAGTTAGAACGTTGGTTAGCGCGAGAAAAAGTCTCATTGTCTGAGGGTAATGAACAGACCACTGTCCCCCAAGAGGTAAAGGAGGCATTAAGCGCACTTGATGAAGCAGGGCATAGATTTCAGACCGAGGCATTTAAGATGGTCAGACACATGATCGAGAAATCTGTTAGTTCAAATCCTGAAGCACTGATTAGTATGATTCGAGAAAGCGGTGGCCGGACCCCTCGTGAATGGGTCTACAGCCAAATAGGAAACATCGCTGGAGATTTGCTGGAATCTGGTCAGTATCACATCTACAGAGGCGTCCTCAATCCAATGGGACCTGGAAACGACTTGCTGAAAATGTTCGACGCTACATACGATGAACTTCTTCTGCTGAAAGCTGTGGATGCGGACTATGCGAAGGAGCAAAAGGCAGCCCTCAGAAGGGGCATACAGGGTGTAGGATAGGGCACCGGATGGGCCTTTAACAACAAAATAGCACGAAGCACTCGAGAGGAAAACCGTGAGTGAAGTCTTCGACGACATAATCCGTGAATACATAGACTTCGTGAACCGGCAAGTTGGCGTTTACATGGATGCCCTCGCTGGGTTTGCGGGACATTGCACCCATATCGGGGAGGGATTAACGACCGTAAATAAGTAAATAACTGGGGGAACAGAAGATTCATTGATAAGAAAGACTTACAAAAAGGCACCTGCCCAACCCTCGGCCGTAGCGAATCCGCGTGAGGCGCGTCTCGCTGAACCACATGTTCGGCATATAATGAACAGACATTCTCTTGGCACGATTTGAAGAACATGATATAATCTAAGACATGAAAATCGAATGGGACCCGAAGAAAGCTAAGAGCAACCTTAAAAAACATGGAGTCTCATTTGAAGAAGCTGCAACTACTTTAAGCGATCCCATGGCTGCAACTGGCCATGATCCAGACCATTCTGTTTACGAAGAACGTTTTGTCACTTTCGGTGTTTCTCGGGCTGGCAGACTTCTGGTAGTATCCCACACCGAACATAAGGATACAATTCGAATTATAAGTGCCCGCAAGGCGGACAAAGGAGAACGAGAACTCTATGAAGAAGGATAAAATAACCGATAAAGATGAACTAAGGCCGGTATATAAACGCTCAGATTTCCCCGGCGGGCTTGTCCGGGGGAAATATACAAAGCAATTAAATGAATCCTCAAACGTCATTGTTTTGAGGCCCGAGGTTGCCAAAGCTTTTCCCAATGAAGAGGCCGTCAACAATGCCCTTCTTTCACTTATTAATATTGCACAGAAAACAACACGCCCAACAAGGCGTTCCACCGGATCGCCCAAAAAGCGGGCTTCCCGGTGAACTCTACGTTCGACTACAAGAATACTAGTTCACACGTGCACTGGGCTTTCGTGTAGATTTGCGATTGGTCAAGGAAACGAACACAAAAATAGTCAAACAAGGCGGTGCAGCAAATCCGCCATCAGTGACTTCTCGCTGACCTTTCCGTTCGGCGGGAATGATATAAACAGTAATAATATGTAAATTCCACTCAACCTCGAACACCTATTCCGATTATATTCGAACAGCCGTTCCGATTCTGACCGAACACTTTTTGACCTTTTTGGGAATCAGTGTTCGAATAGAGCGTTGGGGAGCACTCTGTCAAGGCAAAAAATGATGGCCCGGTCTTTCAACCATTTCCATGATATTATCGAAAATGCTATACTGGTTCAGGTGCAAGGAGCAACTTTGAAACATTAAACGTAATATGGAAACAGAAGGAAGGGGTCAGTTATGAATAACAATGAACAAAACAATTTTTTGGAAAAGCTGTCTGCTGTTCTTATCCGTTGTTTCTTTATGTCCTGGGCGTTGCTATGTGTCTGGTTTGTTTTTTATCTGATCGGGGGAAATTTTGGCTATAGCATGCATTCACAATGGTTTGAGTTGAGCAAACATGACTATGGTTTACTGAACTATTTCGGAATCGCGTTCGCCAAGATTTGTGCCATATTGTTTTTCTTGTTTCCCTACCTTTCAATCAGATTGGTGTTAAGAAAAAGCAAAAAGACAGAAACGAAAGGGACGACCGTAAAAAGTAAATAACTAATGGACTTGTTCCCTGTTTAGCTGCCGCCGGTTGCGCCTTTGTATTGTAATGCCAGCATTGTGATGTCGTCCGACTGGGGGGCTTCCTGGGCAAAGTCTTTTACCGCATCTCTTATGCCGGAGACCATGTCCACGATCTGCTCACTCTGCATAGATGTTAGCGTTGTTTTGAGCCTCTCTTCAGAGAAGAATTCTGATCGGGGGTTCATGGCCTCGGTGACCCCGTCAGTATAAAAAAAGATCACATCGCCAGGCTCAAGGGTCACCTTGAGCGAAGAGAACCTTGCACCCTCAATGGGGCCCAGGACGATGCCCTCGGGCAAAGCGATATATTCAAAACCTTCGCCCCTGCCTCTATGGATAAGCGGAGGATTATGACCGGCATTCGCGATCTCTACCTCACCTGTTTCCGTATTCAGCATGGCGCACAGGATCGTAACGAACATTCCCTGTTCGTTCTCGGAGGAGATCATATTGTTCGCCCTGAAAAGAGGAGGGATTAGGGACGTCCATTAAATTATTAATTTATCGGAGTATTGAGGATAAGACCTTGGGGCGAAGGGGTCGCTTTTGAAATGTTGAAATCTGAGAGGATAAGATCGAAAAGAATTGCCCAACGACTCCAACAATCAGGGACATAGTTGACTAACGTGACAGAGTGCTCCCCCGCTGGTATAGTGGAAAAAAGGAGATAGGGGAATAGGGGTGTTGGTTCAAAGTGAACTTATTGCCCAACGAAGCAATGCGGCGGACATCTTACATCCGCCGCTGATTTTGTTGTTCGGCCCCGAAAAATAATTATGATAATAAGCCAATTTTGGTATAATAGTTATATACTATGAGATTTGAATGGGATTCAAAGAAGGCAGCAACAAACTTAAAGAAACATAGAGTTACGTTTCAGGAAGCTGCCACAGTTTTCGGAGACCCTCTGGCTGTTACATTTCAAGACCCGGATCATTCCGGAAAAGAAGAAAGACAAATAACCTTTGGGCTATCAATACAGAAACGACTCATTGTTGTTGCTCACACGGAACGTAAAGATCGAACAAGAATCATAAGCGCGCGTCTGATGGACCGCAAAGAAAGGGTGATCTATGAGGAAGGTTAAGGCATCCGATGAACTCCGTCCTAAGTATAAACGGGAAGACCTCGGCGTAGGAGTCCGCGGCAAGTATTTTGAAGAGTACCGCAAAGGCACAAATCTTGTGCTCTTGAGTCCCGATGTGGCAAAAATATTCTCCACTGAAGAAGCCGTCAATGAAGCTCTTCGGTCTCTGATTAGTTTAGCAGAAAAATCAACAGGCCGAACGAGTCGTTCCACCGGATCGCCAAAAAAACGGGCTTCCCGGTGAACTTTCTGTTCGGCGGACCGCTGGTAGCGGTTGCCGACAAAGGGGGTTCAGGGACGGGCATAATTAAATAACTGATTTTAAGGAAGGTAACTGAGAATCCCAAGCGCTGACTGCGAAGGGTAACGGAGACGCCCTTAATATGCTTCAGTGCTCACGCCTTTCCTTTTGCGTCATTCTTTAGTATACTTCCCCCGTGGATTGCTCAGCCCATTGCTCAGAAGACGGTCTCCTTCATTTTTTCCTGAACCCGGAACATTACCCGGAGCAGACATCCCGCGTAAGCCACGAGGAAACCCATATATCCCATATCTTTCTCTGTGATGATTTCGTCTACAAGGTAAAGAAGCCGGTGGATTTCGGATTCCTCGATTTTTCGACGCTGAGGAAGCGGCGTTTTTACTGTCACAAAGAGGTCGTCCTCAATTCCCGCCTCGCACAGGGCGTCTATCTTGGAGTAGTCCCGATCTATCAAAAGGGGGACGCGTACTCCTTTCACAGGGAGAAAGGGGGTCGCATCGTTGAGTATGCGGTGAAGATGAAGAGGATCCCCCACGAACTTATCCTCTATAACCTTATCGAGGAGGGGAGACCCTTATACGGCGAGCTTGAGGAGATCGGGAAGACCATTGCCTTATTTCATCACAGGGCAGCGATCTACCGGGGAAAAAGATACGGTGGCATTGAAACCATAACGAATGCAGCCAGGGAAAACTTTGAGCAGATCAGGCCTTTCTGCGGGACCATGTTCGAGGAAAGACTGTACAACCAGCTTGTCGATTACACGATGAGCTTCATCGATGAACATCAACATACCTTCCCGGAGAGAAGGAAGGGCGGCTACATAAGGGAAGGGCACGGGGACCTCCATTCCCAGCACATATGCCTGACGCGACCCCCGGTCATCTTCGACTGCATAGAGTTCAATGAGGCGTTCAGGATAATAGACATCCTCGAAGACATCGCCTTTCTTTTCATGGACCTGGAATACCGGGGAAGGTTTGACCTTTCCGCAAGGCTCTCTAAGGCGTACTCAAAACATCAGAAGGATGATTTTGATAAAGAACTCCTGAGATTTTATAAAATATACAGATCAGTTGTCAGGGGGAAGGTGGAGGGATTCCGGGCACACGATGTGGGAGATGAAGATACAAAGCGACAGGGCATGAAGACGGCACGGGATTACTTCAACCTCGCGGGATACTATCTCAACCATTCCCATCAAACCTTTAACCCTGTGGTGATCATGGGTCTTTCAGGTTCGGGAAAGTCCACTATCGCGAAGGAATTTTCACCGGACTGGATCATTCTCAGATCTGACGCGATACGGAAAAGGCTGTCGGGCATCAGGGATGAAGAGCATGCGTATCGTGAATACGGGACGGGTATATATACGGAGGAACAGACGGAGAGGATATACTCCCTTCTCCTGGAAGAGGCGGTGAAGAATGCCCTGGAGGGAAAACGGGTGGTCGTGGACGCAACATATCTCAAGTCGACCCAGAGACTGGCCTTTTATCAAAGATGTGTGGAAAAGGACCTCAATCCCTTTTTTATCCATTGCTTTGCCTGCGAGGAGGTCCTGCGGGAGAGGATTATAAAGAGGATGGCGGAAAATACCGACATATCGGACGCGCACATAGAGACCCTCCAGAGGCAGATGGAGGATCAGGAAGAGCCCGCAGAACTTCCGTACTGCAGGGTATTGCGGCTCAATACGGAGGATACCCTTCACAAGACCATGAGCGCCCTGAAGGAGTTTCTGTAGGTATCTACATGCTTGACTTTATGCCCGTAAACCATTAATTTAAGGACAGGTTGGATAAGAAATCATTAAAAAGGAGCGGATAGATGATCAGGGCAAAGCTATGGTTTCGGTGCGCCGCGATGCATGACCCGGTGACGCCCATGATGGCGCAGCCGGCGCTTGTAGGATGGGAGGCGAAGAAAAGAAGGGTAGACCTTACCATTGAGCGGTCATTCAGCGGCGATGAACTCGTCAAGAGGATGAAGGGGTGGGTAACGACCGATCCCGTTAAGGTCACTGAGGTTGTAAAAAGGTATGGCAAGTTAAAGGTCCTCGATGACAGAGAACTGGTCATTGAGCTGGAAAAAGAGGAGAATTTTGATAAACTCCAGGGCGACCTCGCGGCGGAATTCGGCGGCGAAGTGGATATTGAAATGGTGAAGAAAGGGAAGTAGGAAATCAGCAGAGAGCGAAGGGCTGAGAGCGGAGAGTGCTACATCCGTGAGTCGTGAGTTGTAAGGCGTGAGGGGAGATATATTCTACATTCAAGGTTCCTTATTTTATGGTCATCGCGAGGAGCGAAGCGACGTGGCGATCTATAGGGTATAAATCTATTGATGAGATTGCCGCGCTCCGCTCGCAATGACAAAGCGGCCACACCCTCCTGGGTCGCAATGACAACAAGGCTGAGAGCAGATAGAGATAATCCGTAAATCGGAAGGCGGAAAGGATACCATCAACAACCTATGAAGCATATCAGGAATTTTAGTATCATTGCACACATAGACCACGGGAAGTCAACGCTGGCAGACCGCCTGATCCAGTACACACATCTCGTTGACGAGCGGCAGTTTCGTGACCAGATACTCGACACCATGGACATCGAGCGGGAGCGGGGCATCACGATCAAGAGCCAGACCATTGACCTGCCGTATACGGACCAAGATGGCCGGGAATTTGAGCTGAACCTTATCGACACACCGGGGCATGTCGATTTTTCCTATGAGGTGTCGCGGGCGCTCGCCTCCTGCGAAGGCGTGCTCCTTCTTGTGGACGCGTCGCAGGGCGTTGAGGCGCAGACCCTCGCCAACCTCTATGCGGCGATGGAACACAGTCTCGTTATCATTCCTGTCATCAACAAGATCGATCTGCCGGTCGCTGATGTCGAGAAGGTCAAGCTGGAGATAGACCATGAGCTTGGACTCGATCCCGATTCCGCACTCCTCTGTTCAGCCAAGGAAGGAACCGGCATCGAGGATATCTTCGGGGCGATCATCCACCGGATACCACCTCCTGCCGGCGATCCTGAAAAACCGCTCTCAGCGCTTATCTTTGATGCCCACTATGATCCCTTCAGGGGGACTATCGTAAGCTGCCGTGTATTTGACGGCACCGTGCGCCCTGGCGACATGATCCGGCTTATGTCAAACGGAACGATCTATAAAGTAGAGGAGGTTGGTATCTTTCACCTCGCGCGGGAGCAAAGAAAAGAGCTTACCGCGGGCATGGTCGGTTATATCATCGCAGGTATCAAGACGGTGAGCGACACAAGGATAGGTGATACGATAACCCTTGATGCGAATCCGGTTCCTGTTCCGTTGCCGGGTTTTAAAGAGGTAAAACCCGTTGTCTTTTCATCCATCTACCCCATCGCCTCCGACGACTACCAGTCCCTCCTTGATGCCCTTGAGAAGTACAAGCTGAATGACGCGTCGCTGATCTACCAGAAGGATTCCTCGGCAGCACTGGGACAGGGTTTCCGGTGCGGTTTCCTGGGACTTTTACATCTCGAGATCGTGCAGGAAAGGCTCGAGCGGGAGTTCGACCAATCGATCATCATGACAGCGCCGAGCGTCCAGTACCGTTTTATCCTGACCAACGGAGAAGTGGTGATCGTTGACAACCCGCTTTA encodes:
- a CDS encoding PP2C family protein-serine/threonine phosphatase; this encodes MISSENEQGMFVTILCAMLNTETGEVEIANAGHNPPLIHRGRGEGFEYIALPEGIVLGPIEGARFSSLKVTLEPGDVIFFYTDGVTEAMNPRSEFFSEERLKTTLTSMQSEQIVDMVSGIRDAVKDFAQEAPQSDDITMLALQYKGATGGS
- a CDS encoding cupin domain-containing protein; translation: MIVKSNEAQKRSFLGVDFILLSHGPESMVTKMLYKKEDNPPLHKHPNEQSGYVISGKYRIIVDNFGSEIGPGDSYSIPRDVEHSIEIVDPGEVLDFFSPPRKDYL
- a CDS encoding glycine--tRNA ligase subunit alpha — its product is MYFQDLILALQKFWADKGCIVQQPYDMEVGAGTFHPATFLRSLGPEPWNTAYVQPSRRPADGRYGENPNRLQHYYQFQVIMKPSPKDIQNIYIESLRSFGIDTLYHDIRFVEDDWESPTLGAWGLGWEVWLDGMEITQFTYFQQVGGINLSPITVEITYGIERIAMYLQDVDNVYHVKWNKDILYGDVFLDPEKEFSIYNFEESDPAMLRGLFDTFEREGERLVKGRGLIFPSYDYCLKCSHIFNLLDARGAISVTERANYIAKVRNLAKMCAELYIQKREELGYPLLRAVNSR
- the lepA gene encoding translation elongation factor 4, translating into MKHIRNFSIIAHIDHGKSTLADRLIQYTHLVDERQFRDQILDTMDIERERGITIKSQTIDLPYTDQDGREFELNLIDTPGHVDFSYEVSRALASCEGVLLLVDASQGVEAQTLANLYAAMEHSLVIIPVINKIDLPVADVEKVKLEIDHELGLDPDSALLCSAKEGTGIEDIFGAIIHRIPPPAGDPEKPLSALIFDAHYDPFRGTIVSCRVFDGTVRPGDMIRLMSNGTIYKVEEVGIFHLAREQRKELTAGMVGYIIAGIKTVSDTRIGDTITLDANPVPVPLPGFKEVKPVVFSSIYPIASDDYQSLLDALEKYKLNDASLIYQKDSSAALGQGFRCGFLGLLHLEIVQERLEREFDQSIIMTAPSVQYRFILTNGEVVIVDNPLYYPDPAKIKASEEPFIRADILIPERYVGTVMKICMDRRGVNSHLNYPTPGRVEVTFDMPLAEIIFDFYDKLKSITQGYGSFDYEIIDYRESDLVRLDILVNAEKVDALSILVHKERARDRAVTICERLKEEIPKQQFKIAIQGAIGGKIIARSTVSAFRKDVTAKCYGGDITRKRKLLEKQKKGKKRMRMVGNVEIPQSAFMAALKTDNE
- a CDS encoding BrnT family toxin, with amino-acid sequence MKIEWDPKKAKSNLKKHGVSFEEAATTLSDPMAATGHDPDHSVYEERFVTFGVSRAGRLLVVSHTEHKDTIRIISARKADKGERELYEEG
- a CDS encoding AAA family ATPase, which encodes MDCSAHCSEDGLLHFFLNPEHYPEQTSRVSHEETHISHIFLCDDFVYKVKKPVDFGFLDFSTLRKRRFYCHKEVVLNSRLAQGVYLGVVPIYQKGDAYSFHREKGGRIVEYAVKMKRIPHELILYNLIEEGRPLYGELEEIGKTIALFHHRAAIYRGKRYGGIETITNAARENFEQIRPFCGTMFEERLYNQLVDYTMSFIDEHQHTFPERRKGGYIREGHGDLHSQHICLTRPPVIFDCIEFNEAFRIIDILEDIAFLFMDLEYRGRFDLSARLSKAYSKHQKDDFDKELLRFYKIYRSVVRGKVEGFRAHDVGDEDTKRQGMKTARDYFNLAGYYLNHSHQTFNPVVIMGLSGSGKSTIAKEFSPDWIILRSDAIRKRLSGIRDEEHAYREYGTGIYTEEQTERIYSLLLEEAVKNALEGKRVVVDATYLKSTQRLAFYQRCVEKDLNPFFIHCFACEEVLRERIIKRMAENTDISDAHIETLQRQMEDQEEPAELPYCRVLRLNTEDTLHKTMSALKEFL